GAAAGAACGGCTTTGAAAAGAGAGCGGGAAACAGCAGCCGAAATGGAGGCGTTGCCGCCGGTCGTTCCTGCAGATGCGGCCGCGGCGGCCGCGACCGCGGCTACGGCGGTTTGTCCTCTCTCGCTGCGTCAGGAGCCCCGAGTGCAGTGCCTTTCGCGCCGATGGACGACCGAGTTGCTAGATCACTGCAAACCTTTCGTGCGCAGACTCGGAGCCAGTCAGGCTGTGGAAGCCGGGACCTTGGAACAGGCTGTGGGGGAAGCTCTTTGGGTAAGGGTAGTCAGGCTGAGAAGGCTCGGCCCGGGTGAGTTGGGCTGCTAAGGCGGGATAGCGgcaggttaataataataataataataataataataataataataataataataataataataataataataataataataattccagcaTATCAAATATCAATCTCGTTTGTTGTATATTActtttttgtgaataataatataataacaacaacatacaACCAGTCAATTTAGTACAAATGAAGCCATTTTCAAAATGATGAAATATACATCTAGAGGCGCTCCAGTGCATATCCAGTTACatggatgatgataataataacagggttggaagggaccttggaggtcttctcgtaCAACTCCCTACTtgggcaggagtccctacactacttcagacagatggttatccaacttctttgtaaaaacttctaatgttggagcattaacaacttctggagacaagctcttctactgattaattgttctgtcaggaaatttctccttggttctaagttgcttccctccttgattagtttccacccattgcttcttgtcctaccctcaggtgctttggagaatagcatgactccctcttctttgtggtaacccctgagatattggaacactgctatcatgaggTTTATTTCAGTTGCTTTTTATTAAGATTCTAGCAGATTACGATTTTAAATAAGTATTGAATTGATTGTGGGGTGTTGTTTGATTGAATAGGGATGAATTCTTTGTCTTAAATCATGAGGCAACAGGGCTTCTATAATCCAGGATTCTGTCATCTCATAGGATTTGAAATGGATACCTAATGTTAtaaccattattaaaaagacacaacaaagaatgttcttgctGTGACAACACAGAAACTTCAGTTACAAATTCTACAGAGAAATGATTAAATTTGtccttcatttcattcattcatttgtcaaaaCATGCACACGAtagtaggtatggtataaacaaaaACAAGTAGGTATAGATAAATTTGGAcaacaggacagtaggacagggatggtaggcaagatggtgcgcttatgtaagccccttacaGACTTTTATACTTTTTTTTGGTACTTTTATAACTCTTACAAGACTGCATAGTTAGGACTGCcgcacccaaaggtgctttttttcaagaggcaactggacttcttcaGAGCTgaggaagtttcttggatgagaagtgaaaggtcttcaaaaaacaaaacaaaaccagaaagtccagttgcctcttgaaaaaaacatgggacaaccatggcctgaatgactgagactctccatagactctgTCCTAAAATTCCTTTAgtaagtggttggtaaatccacagtaactgaatttatacatgcctgggataaacatatatccatcctaggataaaatataagggcaaactagatggaccatgaggtttttttctgccatcaatctatgtttctatgtttaagtgGATGAGTAACTTATGACCCCAAATAACTTTCAGCATTCTTAAAGAACTGTTGCTGAAAAAAGGACATTACTGATTCATGTATTTGAAGTCAGAAGTACACACAAGCTGTCATGTAAGTTCTAAAATAAGTATAACTATCAGAAACCATCCAGAAACCTTATTTTCTCTCCCactgatatgtactgtatgatacAGTTCTAACTATTTTTTACCCTTAAACCCCAAAATTTATAAAGGCAACATAAATGTTGCtggtttttaaatacagtatgacaataagccattttatttatttgtgatttCTTTTCTATGAAAGAAACTGTTAGGGTAGTTGTAAAAACATTGAAAAGCAATATGGAAGCAATAGAAACAAGTACAGTATTGTCATAAGAAGAAACTCATTGTTTACATACATGACAACGATTCCAGGGGGAGGTTGCTAAGCATCCCTGAAAAGATTTCACAATTAGTGCAGAAATTGTTGTAGAAGTTGATATTTCTGACActcatctttaaaaaaacctgttttcttttttaaaaaaaccccctcaGAAGTAGCCGATAAAAACTAAGCTAGACTGGTAATTACTAATATCTTTAAAAGTtattaataacatttaaaatgaaGCTTTGGCACTAAAACAGtcaataattgaataaataaaactgcGGTTCATTCTGTTAGGGAAAGTTGCTCTTGTGTACTGTATTTACATGTGTTTGCCATGCAAGGTTTTTTGTTTCCTAAAATTTTGAAATGTGtttgttatattttgtttttgaaatgtatttattaattggatttctatgcaatCCTGTTAACAGATCTTTCCTTACTAAGTTTATTTAGATTTTGTAATTATGATCGTAAATAAAGTAAACTAGAATGCTCTGCATAGTATAAGTCAAGGCTGGCTTGATTGTGGTCATCTAATGAGTTCATAAAGATCTGATAATGCCTCTGCCTCTAGCTTTGTATAcaaccctccctcccccccaaaaaatcctatTTTGAGTTCCAGAAAGTAATTTCTGACAATTGAGTGCTGGAAATTTGTCTACCAGTTAGGATGTACTCTCGCTAGAGTACGTGTCTGTTTCCCTTCTCTTATTTTTTGTGAAAAATCTTTTAACTGGTAAAATTAATTGTGAAAACAGACAAGAGAAGTCAAATGTCTTTTGCAATTATTCCCTTGATAGTAATTAATATGAACTTTCTGTATATAAAGTACCATCTGAACTGGGCAATTTGTTTCAAAGGACAATGGACTTATTATATCCATTAATTTGCCTTGAATTTTTTGTTTAGCAACATAGAGGggttatttttccaggtatttgtGAATATACAAATAGAGTTGAATTTTGCATTTGTTTCTTATGAAAATACTAGTACTGTATTTATAACAAGCATTTATTCCCCATAATTTGATGCATTGTCATGCAAAATGCTTGAAGCTTTGTTGCTGAATGCTGAAATGTTGGAATGTGCTGAAGGTTGGAAATTATCTTGCAATATATCTATCAACATGAGAACATCATTGTGCTTGTAAATATTGTGGACCTATTTTGTTGAATGGATGTGCTTTGTCAGAATGCTGTTTATCAATGTCATTCCTTGCTGGTACATTTTGTAATCCAGTACTGGCACTTAAAGGTATCTTTTCAAAGAATtattacattatatatttatatctgtatatatttttgttcattttgtaCAGAACTTTGAAAAAGCTGTACAAGAGAATATCACTGTTAATGGGCAGCCATGGCAGGAATCATCAGATCTTCAAAATGGTATATTAATTTAAAAGTATCTTTAGAGTTAATATGCAAGATCTTGACTAATACTGTTGGAAAATCTTATGCATAAGAaattacaggtggtccttgacttacaacattatgtttagtaaccattcaaagttacaacagcactgaaaaatgtgatttattgaccagcaaagtcaatggggagtccagattcacttaagaaccatgttactaatttatcatTTGCAATTATTCGCTTAACAATTGTGCAAGAAatatcataaaatggagcaaaactcacttaacaaatgttttacttaacaacagaaattttgggccgtAAAATtcgtaaatcaaagactacctgtattttactatgaacaGAATTACTCAGGCCCTTTTGCAGTACAATTCCTTGCAATATTAATCTGATTTTAAAACTATTAGTTATGTATACAGTATAAGAGAATAATGAATAAAATGATTTACTGCAATaaatcttttctttattttcatatATACCTGGTCAAGATGATGATATGTATATATCTTTTcctatataaattgaaaaataaatccaCACACTATACTTTTCAAATATTAAACATTTCTATTTTTGTTGTAAAATAGACACAGACGTTAAACTCCTTAAAGATCAGCTTGATGAATTAATTGTGGAAGTGGCTTCCAAGCGTAATCAATATCctagaaaaatgcaaataaatactgTTAAAGGCATTAAAATGCAACAAAAATTGTTGGTGAGTACTTTGAATTCTTAAGTCATTGGGTGAAAACATTTACTTTGAGAGAATCTGATCATGACTTGTTTACTGCAGTAGCAGTTGTCTATGAATACCAGATTATAGTGAAGGAGCCTAGTTTAATATGTTACTAAGGTGAGGTAATGTTGTGATCACTAAAATATATTACAAATGATTGTGATGCAGGGACATACATATGTCTACTtacttaaagctttaaaaaagatGCTTATTGGAGAGAGGTTCAGAATAGAAGCTGATATAGAAACACAGACAGATAgtacttaaaataattttattgtggACAGTTAATTTTATATAGCCACCCCTGTTAATACATGACTCTGGGTTTACAAACCAGTatgtacagtatgtcacagaagtgagtacaccccctcacattttgaaaatatttaagtatatcttttcatgtgacaacattgAAGAAATGATACTTGGCTGCAATGTAAAGTAGCTTgtgtaacagtgtaaatgtgcttaAATAGTTAACAAAATGTGAGGGGATGTACttacttctgtgacatactgtatgtatatgtatatatgtgtatatatgcatatgtgtgtgtgtggatggatggacagatggacaaaaAGACAGTCAGACAGATAGAATGTactatatgtatacagtatatgtattcaTAGCCAAAGTGACCACAACCATCCATCGCATGAAATGCAGCACTGCACAGACTCTAGCATACTCTCCATGTCTTTTGGCAAAACCATGTTTTCAGGATCTTGCAAAAATTCTTAGCTCTTCCGCACAATACTCATTGGCTGACAGGACCAAAGCGTGCCCCTCCTGTCAGACCTGATGGAACAAGTAGTCATAATTGGAGAGAGAAGCAGTCCAAGATAACCCTTGAATTACacccagaagcaaactggcaactaACCCAACCCACAGGGAGAAGTGTAACATAGCCCAATCAAGGGGCACACATAAGTGCTTACAAAAGCACATGTTGCTTTCCCATGTAGACAGTATTAAAGTAACCCATAGGAAAGATAACCAAGGTGTGAGCACAACATGATTTCTTTGCTAATAAAGTAGTGTGATCTAGTATTATACAAGTGAAAATACTTACAAAATCAGTATGTACCTAAGAACATATAATACTAAATCTTAAGCAGTTAACTTTCCTCCCTCTCAAATCTTTTTCTTTCACTATTCATTTGGACTCTATTAtggctttttctttcccttcttatcTCAATTATTGAGACTGGAATGTCGGTGAGTTCTCCCAGCTGTTTGctaatacagtgtttttcaacaagtgtgccatggcacactagtgtgccttgatacatggtcaggtgtgccgtggggaaattaaaatgGGTCCCAAACTACGTGCCGGATACAgcccacggaggccatttatccagcccaccgcaagccacctccatccgaacataaacattcccctcacaatccttccagctatcagcgacaggaagagtggaggcacagggaaccctcactgaccaatcaccttctaggattcatcctgaccactagcgatgaaccaatagcaggccacctctcatccacaccctggAAGATCCCCGCTCGGGCAGCCATGcatttgtcattgtgtggccgcggcgagtagttgaagctgctaccgtgtttccccgaaagtaagacagtgtcttactttctttttacccccaaaagccccactacgtcttactttcggggtatgtcttacattggaaaaaaattgaaagggtcgcgttcccgaaggcatctccccagagtccagaagggcagccgcgggacaggagcctcgtgagcccttttccaagttcaacctcagggctccaagcggcgtgcacgcgtggagccacagacgcgtgtcggggaagcgtgtgtctggaggggaggagccgctctgcgcagttgggcagccccacctgcctgccggaaaggaggctggtgaaggagggcgcagctccggccgctcgcctcggagcaggtcggcctcgctggctgcttgcagccgagcctcggcaggactcggttgctgggacgagcaccttcgctgcaagccgccgcccgctcggctcgcttcggaccagcgccgtccttcgctttgccaagccggggaagaggtggtggcgccgcggcgaggcgagggggggcgcgcggggagcttggaagcaacgtcatcgggctccccccccccccggcaatacccccgtgtttccccgaaagtaagacatatgtcttactttcggggtacggcttatattagccgacccccctgaaacccctgatacgtcttacaatcgggggtgtcttactatcggggaaacagggtattcctctccatggtcccaatttctaatcctggtcaggactggagg
This genomic window from Erythrolamprus reginae isolate rEryReg1 chromosome 1, rEryReg1.hap1, whole genome shotgun sequence contains:
- the NSL1 gene encoding kinetochore-associated protein NSL1 homolog, with the protein product MEALPPVVPADAAAAAATAATAVCPLSLRQEPRVQCLSRRWTTELLDHCKPFVRRLGASQAVEAGTLEQAVGEALWNFEKAVQENITVNGQPWQESSDLQNDTDVKLLKDQLDELIVEVASKRNQYPRKMQINTVKGIKMQQKLLRSQTFVNCQDIKVEPSQDQSMVELRLSTKTMSKHTGESFKSLSSLVERAEGFSKALSLQQTLEQCRLHQDLFVTEVEKQNKNDVKNLTSQVEVIPSQTAFSNSVLLKIKRSSRSSPQRRYPTKRKLSHET